A genomic stretch from Juglans microcarpa x Juglans regia isolate MS1-56 chromosome 3S, Jm3101_v1.0, whole genome shotgun sequence includes:
- the LOC121256896 gene encoding uncharacterized protein LOC121256896 isoform X1: MDMDSGGKGRDEEQDGMSVHSPCKAPLSSASSLPKEESQVELELRLLEALEIYPPVKLQGIHRHFVLYGLMEFLQKSFDRRFSSDEVLQLLDRFYNLEMLKPDDEEMEILNHEEDFCLPQSFFIKEES; the protein is encoded by the exons atgGACATGGACAGTGGAGGCAAAGGAAGAGACGAGGAACAAGACGGCATGTCCGTTCATTCTCCTTGCAAAGCTCCCCTTTCCTCTGCTTCTTCTCTCCCCAAG GAGGAATCACAGGTCGAGTTGGAGCTTAGATTGTTGGAAGCGCTGGAAATTTATCCCCCGGTTAAACTACAAG GAATACATCGCCACTTTGTCCTCTATGGTTTGATGGAATTTCTTCAGAAAAG CTTTGACCGACGCTTTTCTTCTGATGAGGTGCTGCAGTTGCTGGATCGCTTTTACAACTTAGAAATGCTG AAACCAGATGACGAGGAGATGGAAATCCTGAATCACGAGGAAGATTTTTGCTTGCCCCAAAGTTTTTTCATCAAGGAAGAATCATAA
- the LOC121256896 gene encoding uncharacterized protein LOC121256896 isoform X2 produces the protein MDMDSGGKGRDEEQDGMSVHSPCKAPLSSASSLPKEESQVELELRLLEALEIYPPVKLQGIHRHFVLYGLMEFLQKSFDRRFSSDEKPDDEEMEILNHEEDFCLPQSFFIKEES, from the exons atgGACATGGACAGTGGAGGCAAAGGAAGAGACGAGGAACAAGACGGCATGTCCGTTCATTCTCCTTGCAAAGCTCCCCTTTCCTCTGCTTCTTCTCTCCCCAAG GAGGAATCACAGGTCGAGTTGGAGCTTAGATTGTTGGAAGCGCTGGAAATTTATCCCCCGGTTAAACTACAAG GAATACATCGCCACTTTGTCCTCTATGGTTTGATGGAATTTCTTCAGAAAAG CTTTGACCGACGCTTTTCTTCTGATGAG AAACCAGATGACGAGGAGATGGAAATCCTGAATCACGAGGAAGATTTTTGCTTGCCCCAAAGTTTTTTCATCAAGGAAGAATCATAA